CGCGACAGCCAGGTAGATGTAGACGGCCTGGAAGGCGACGAAGAAGACGAAGGTCGTCGCCACCGCGGCCACGATCCGTCCCTCGCGCAGCGGCGCCAGCCGCTCGCGCAGCCCCACGGCCGGGGCGGGAGCGGGGAGTTCGCGCAGGAAGACGGCCAGGCCCAGCAGGGCCACGGCGCCGAGCACGACGACCAGCCACATCGTGAGCCGCCAGTCGGCGCGGCCGACGTACGTGCCGAGCGGCACGCCCAGGGCCGTGGCGACGGTCATCCCGCCGAGGACGGTCGCGATCGCCCGGCCGCGCCGCTCCGGCGGTACGAGCGCGGTGGCGACGGCGTTGGCGGTGGGCGTGTAGAGCGCGGCACCGGCCGCGGCGAGCACCCGGGTGGCCAGCAGCGTCGGGTAGTCGGGGGCGAGCGCGCTGAGCGCGTTGGCCGCCGTGAAGACCGCGAGCGCGGTGAGCAGCAGCCGACGACGGCGCCAACGGGCGGTCAGTGTCGCGAGCACGGGCGCGAGCAGGGCGTAGGCGAGCGCGAAGACGGACACCATCTGGCCGGCGGCCGCGACGGAGACGTCGAGGTCGTCGGCGACCCGGCCGAGGATGCCGGCCATGACCATCGTGTCGGTGCCGACGGCGAACGTGCCGAGAGCGAGCAGGAGCAGGCGGAGACGCACGGGTTCCCTTCCCATGATCATCGTTTGATGCTCGTCAAACAATAGGGAAGGGTGGATGATTGTCAAACAAATCCGGGTGGGGTGCGAAGGAAGAGGGAAACGTGGTGGACGAGTGGCTTCCGCAGCCTGCGACCGACGAGATCGAGCTGGTCAAGGTCATGCACGCGCTGGGCGACCCGGTGCGGATGCAGCTGTTGTCGGTCTTTCTGGACGGCAAGGAGCACGGCTGCGGCCTCGAGGGCCTCGGGCTCGACCACTTGCACAAGTCGACCGTGTCGCACCACATGCGGGTGCTGCGCGAAGCGGGTGTGACCGCCACGCGCGTGGCCGGCCGCAACCGCCTCGTACAGCTCCGCAAGGCCGACCTCGACGCGAGGTTCCCCGGCCTCACGGACGCGTTGCTGACGGCGATGGGGCGGTAGGTCACGGGTTTTTCCGCCACCCCCAGGGGAGGGGGCGGCGGGGAACCCCCAAATGGCCCGTTACCCCAACTGCCCCGGCAAGGGCGCCGCATGCACCACCGTCAGTCCCGATACCGCCCGGGTCAGGGCCACGTACAGCCGGCGCAGCCCCGTGCGCTCGTCCGGTTCGCCGGACACGACGGCGCTCGGCTCGTCCAGGACCACGTAGTCGTACTCCAGGCCCTTGGCCAGCGTGGCCGGGACGAGGGTGAGGCGGGCCTCGGCGGAGGTTTCCTCGCCGGGGGACAGGAACGGCAGACCCGCCGCCGTCAGCACGTCCGCCAGCGCGGCGATCCGCGCGTCGGCCGCGATCAGCCCGATCGACCCCTCCTTGGCGAGAGCCGACACGCAGGCGTCCAGCACCGCCGCGTCGAGCTCCGACGGCTGAACCGCCCGTACCGTGAAGTCGCCCGCCGCCTCACGGACCGAGGTCGCCTCGGCCAGGCCAGGGGCGATGGTGGGCAGCAGCCGGGACGCGTACGCGATGACCTCGCGCGGCACGCGGAACCCCATCGTCAGCTCCTCCACCGTGGCCTCGGGCTTGCCGAGGTGGGTCAGGGCCTCCGGCCAACTGCTCGTGGCCCAGGGGGTCGTGCCCTGGGCCAGGTCGCCGAGGATCGTCGCCGAGCCGGTCGTGCAGCGGCGGCCCACCGCGCGGTACTGCATGGGGGACAGGTCCTGCGCCTCGTCCAGGACCACATGGCCGAGCGAGGGCGTGCGGGCGACGAGGTCCGCCGCCTCGTCGACGAGCACCGCGTCGGCCGCCGACCACTTGGCGGACTTCACGCCGCGGGCCGGCTTGTCCCAGAGGATCTCAGCCTGCTCCTCGGCGTCCAGGATCCCCTCGGCGTGCGCCGCCAGGAACTCCGCGTCGGACAGCAGCCGCAGGACCAGCTTCGCCGGATCCACCTGCGGCCAGACCGACTTGACCGCCGACTTCACGGCGGCGTTGCGCGCCACCGCGTCCTGCACCCGGTCGTCGGGGGCCTCGCCGGCCTCCTCCATCCGTACGAGCACGGCGTGCGCGATGCGCTGCGGGAGCGCGTCGCGGGCCGCGCCGTAGCGGATGTCGCGGGCCAGCAGCTCGCGGACCATCTCCTCGATCTCGTACGCCGGGACCCGCCAGCGGCGCGAGCCGCGCACGACGACCACCGGATCCACCGGCATCGTCACCCCCGACCGCACCGCGCGCCGCAGCACCTCCGCCATCCGGGCGTCGCCCTTGACGCGGGCCGCGGCGGCGGTGTCCGTGCCGCGCACCTCGACGTGGGCGACGAGATCGTCGACCGTGGCCTGGGCGACGTTCAACTCACCGAGGGCGGGGAGGACTTGCTCGATGTACTGGAGGAAGGACCGGTTCGGGCCGATGACGAGCGTGCCGGTGCGGGCGAGCCGCTCGCGGTGGGCGTACAGCAGATAGGCGACGCGGTGCAGGCCGACGGCGGTCTTGCCGGTGCCGGGGGCGCCCTGGACGCACACCGAGCCGCCGATCCCGGCGCGGACGATCTCGTCCTGCTCCGGCTGGATCGTGGCCACGATGTCCCGCATGGGGCCGACGCGCGGCCGCTCGATCTCGCTCTGGAGGAGCCGGCTGGCGTGCTCGTCACCGGCGGCGTCGGTCAGGTCCTCGTCCTCGTACGCCGTCAACTCGCCGCCCGTGTAGCCGAAGCGGCGGCGCAGCCGCACGTCCATCGGCTGCTTCTTGGACGCCCGGTAGAACGGCTGGGAGACGGGCGCGCGCCAGTCGATGACCATCGGGTCGCCGTCGGCGTCGTGCACATGGCGGCGGCCGATATAGAACTGCTCTCCCTCGGCACCCTCGGCCTGTTCGGCGCCGGGCGCGTGCAGATAGTCCAGGCGCCCGAAGAACAGCGGGGTGTGCGCCAGGTCGGCGAGGGCGGTGATGCGGTCCTCGATCTGGCTTTGCAGCACAGCGGCGTTGACCCAGTTCGCGGTCACGTCCTTGATGTCGAGGGACTCCACGTCGGCGCGCATGGCGCGCAGCGCGGACCGGGAGGAGGAGAGGTGGGCGCGCTCGCGCTCAAGGGGGTCAGGGGCGGTGTGCGGGACGGGCGCGGACACGGCGGTGCCTCCGGGGGTGGGTGCGAGGGGCGAGCGGGAGGCCGGCCGGTTTCCGTCCGGACGGCGGCGCTCCCAGGACTCGGGAGGCGGCAGGACGGGCGATTGTAGTCAGCACGGAATCGGGGCGCGAATGGTTTTCCGTGCCTTCTCAGGGTCGCCGTCCTCCTCCCGTAGGGGACGGCATGGGCCTGGAGTCCTAGGGGCGGGCAGGGGCGATTACACCGGCAGAACGATGTCCGGCCCGGTCGGGAAAACCATCATGGACACATGACCACCGCGACCTTCACCCCCACCGCCGAGGGCGCCCGGCAGGACGCCACCGCCCTCCACCCGTCCCCCGGCCACCAGCGTCATCTGCTGGGCAGCACGATCCGCGCGATCAAGGTCTTCGCGGGGACGGCCGTCAGCGTCGTCCTCCTCGGGGAGCACAACGGCAGGCGGTGACGCCCCCGCCGGGGCCGTGGGGCTGCCCTACGCGTCCTCGCCCGTGAGCAGCGAATCCGCGTCGACGATCCGGTACGCGTAGCCCTGCTCCGCCAGGAACCGCTGGCGGTGCGCCGCGAAGTCCTGGTCGACCGTGTCGCGCGCGACGACGGAGTAGAAGCGCGCCTCGTGGCCGTCGGCCTTCGGACGCAGGACCCGGCCGAGGCGCTGGGCCTCCTCCTGGCGGGAGCCGAACGTGCCCGAGACCTGGATGGCGACGGTGGCCTCGGGGAGGTCGATGGAAAAGTTCGCCACCTTCGAGACGACCAGCACCGAGATCTCGCCCTGCCGGAACGCGTCGAAGAGCTTCTCGCGCTGCGCGTTGGTCGTCTCGCCCTTGATGACGGGCGCGTTCAGGTGCTCGCCCAGCTCGTCGAGCTGGTCGATGTACTGGCCGATGACCAGGGTCTGCTCGCCTTGGTGCTTGGCGACCAGCGCCTCGGTGACCTTCCGCTTGGTGGCGGTCGTCGCGCAGTAGCGGTACTTCTCCTCCGTCTCGGCCGTCGCATAGGCGAGCCGCTCCGAGTCGGTCAGATTGACGCGGACCTCGACACAGTCGGCGGGCGCGATATAGCCCTGTGCCTCGATCTCCTTCCACGGCGCGTCGAACCGCTTCGGCCCGATCAGGGAGAAGACATCGGACTCGCGGCCGTCCTCGCGGACGAGCGTCGCGGTCAGGCCGAGACGGCGGCGGGCCTGGAGGTCGGCGGTGAACTTGAAGACGGGCGCGGGCAGCAGGTGCACCTCGTCG
The window above is part of the Streptomyces syringium genome. Proteins encoded here:
- a CDS encoding MFS transporter; translation: MRLRLLLLALGTFAVGTDTMVMAGILGRVADDLDVSVAAAGQMVSVFALAYALLAPVLATLTARWRRRRLLLTALAVFTAANALSALAPDYPTLLATRVLAAAGAALYTPTANAVATALVPPERRGRAIATVLGGMTVATALGVPLGTYVGRADWRLTMWLVVVLGAVALLGLAVFLRELPAPAPAVGLRERLAPLREGRIVAAVATTFVFFVAFQAVYIYLAVAVRPATDGEAGRLTLILLVTGIASVGGSWLGGRAVDRWGVRAVLLVAGSVAALAFGALPWLGLTMRGALLYATVSPLAGWAISVAQPHRLASLSPAHAPLLISLNSSALYLGMAAGGGAGSLAMTLLGERWFPLASTALALAVLALVATTTSHPQREVAGRSGPLVGRKAKQPGKRPAEARHRTTSSPSGD
- a CDS encoding ArsR/SmtB family transcription factor is translated as MDEWLPQPATDEIELVKVMHALGDPVRMQLLSVFLDGKEHGCGLEGLGLDHLHKSTVSHHMRVLREAGVTATRVAGRNRLVQLRKADLDARFPGLTDALLTAMGR
- a CDS encoding HelD family protein; this encodes MSAPVPHTAPDPLERERAHLSSSRSALRAMRADVESLDIKDVTANWVNAAVLQSQIEDRITALADLAHTPLFFGRLDYLHAPGAEQAEGAEGEQFYIGRRHVHDADGDPMVIDWRAPVSQPFYRASKKQPMDVRLRRRFGYTGGELTAYEDEDLTDAAGDEHASRLLQSEIERPRVGPMRDIVATIQPEQDEIVRAGIGGSVCVQGAPGTGKTAVGLHRVAYLLYAHRERLARTGTLVIGPNRSFLQYIEQVLPALGELNVAQATVDDLVAHVEVRGTDTAAAARVKGDARMAEVLRRAVRSGVTMPVDPVVVVRGSRRWRVPAYEIEEMVRELLARDIRYGAARDALPQRIAHAVLVRMEEAGEAPDDRVQDAVARNAAVKSAVKSVWPQVDPAKLVLRLLSDAEFLAAHAEGILDAEEQAEILWDKPARGVKSAKWSAADAVLVDEAADLVARTPSLGHVVLDEAQDLSPMQYRAVGRRCTTGSATILGDLAQGTTPWATSSWPEALTHLGKPEATVEELTMGFRVPREVIAYASRLLPTIAPGLAEATSVREAAGDFTVRAVQPSELDAAVLDACVSALAKEGSIGLIAADARIAALADVLTAAGLPFLSPGEETSAEARLTLVPATLAKGLEYDYVVLDEPSAVVSGEPDERTGLRRLYVALTRAVSGLTVVHAAPLPGQLG